The Coffea arabica cultivar ET-39 chromosome 1e, Coffea Arabica ET-39 HiFi, whole genome shotgun sequence genome has a window encoding:
- the LOC113735145 gene encoding mediator of RNA polymerase II transcription subunit 28 isoform X2 — translation MIACVTALEAALLPCLPARELQAIDRSPHPSHQIDVERHARDFMEAAKNLQLHFISLQREDQPSKAETLRKEIATMEEELKLKNELIDQQERLIQDWRKGLEDQLEKHNSELERV, via the exons ATGATTGCCTGTGTCACAGCCTTAGAGGCTGCTTTGCTTCCATGCTTGCCTGCCAGAGAACTCCAAGCAATAGATCGTTCTCCTCATCCTTCTCATCAGA TTGATGTGGAGCGGCATGCCAGAGATTTTATGGAGGCTGCAAAGAATCTCCAGCTTCATTTTATAAGTTTGCAACGGGAAGATCAGCCTTCCAAAGCTGAAACCCTTCGAAAG GAGATTGCTACGATGGAAGAAGAGTTAAAGTTGAAGAATGAACTTATCGATCAGCAAGAGAGGCTGATTCAGGATTGGAGGAAAGGGTTGGAGGATCAACTAGAAAAGCACAACAGCGAGTTAGAAAGAGTGTAG
- the LOC113735145 gene encoding mediator of RNA polymerase II transcription subunit 28 isoform X1, whose translation MADRQSVDQQQHALDSQSPPASKDDMIACVTALEAALLPCLPARELQAIDRSPHPSHQIDVERHARDFMEAAKNLQLHFISLQREDQPSKAETLRKEIATMEEELKLKNELIDQQERLIQDWRKGLEDQLEKHNSELERV comes from the exons ATGGCTGACAGGCAATCAGTTGATCAACAGCAGCATGCACTTGATTCACAGTCTCCTCCTGCATCTAAGGACGACATGATTGCCTGTGTCACAGCCTTAGAGGCTGCTTTGCTTCCATGCTTGCCTGCCAGAGAACTCCAAGCAATAGATCGTTCTCCTCATCCTTCTCATCAGA TTGATGTGGAGCGGCATGCCAGAGATTTTATGGAGGCTGCAAAGAATCTCCAGCTTCATTTTATAAGTTTGCAACGGGAAGATCAGCCTTCCAAAGCTGAAACCCTTCGAAAG GAGATTGCTACGATGGAAGAAGAGTTAAAGTTGAAGAATGAACTTATCGATCAGCAAGAGAGGCTGATTCAGGATTGGAGGAAAGGGTTGGAGGATCAACTAGAAAAGCACAACAGCGAGTTAGAAAGAGTGTAG